A segment of the Longimicrobiaceae bacterium genome:
GATCGCCGCGGCCGCCGGCCGGCCGTCCGGGGAGCGGGTCAGCGAGCCCGGCACCGAGGTGGTCCCGCTGCTTTCCGGAAACGGCGACCCCAACTTCGAGCAAGACGTGCGGCGACTGACCCTGTCGCTCGGCCTGCTCGGCCTGCTGATCCTGCTGGTCACATGCACCAACGTGAGCGCGCTCCTGACGGGCCTCGCGATGGTGCGGCGGCAGGAGATCGCGGTGCGCCTGTCTCTGGGCGCGCCGCGCGCCCGCATCATCCGGCAGCTCCTGACGGAGAGCGTGCTGCTGGCCGTGACGGCGGGCGCGGCGACGCTCGGCATCGTCTGGGCCGTCCTGCGAGCCGTCAACACGGCCTATCCCCGGCTCCCGCTCGAGGTGGGGGTCACCTGGCTGGTGGCCGCGTTCACCTTCGGCGTCGCCCTGGCCGTGGGACTGCTCTTCGGGCTCGCGCCCGCGCTGCACGCCACCCGTGCAGGCATTGGGAGCGCGATGAGGGATTCGACCACCGGCATCGCCGGGACGCGCCTTCGGCTGCAGCGCGCGCTGGTCGTGGCGCAGATTGCCCTCACCCAGCCGCTGGTGGTGGGCGTCGTGGCGGTGCTGCTGATCGTGGTGAGCGAATTCCAGCCGGCGAGCCGCAACCGGTTCGCCGAGCAGCTGGTCTCCGTGCAGCTCCGGCCCGCCATGCCGACCGGCGGCGCGAGCTCCACCCGGTCCGAGCTGCTCGACGGACTGCAGGGGGAGATTCGCCGGCTGCACGCCCGGCTGGAGGCCACGCCGGGCGTCGCCGCCGCCGCTTTCAGCTCGGAGCCGGCGGGAGAGTTCCAGTCCTACTTCGTGCATCCGGAGGACCGCGTGCAGGGGGGCCCGCAGGCGCCGGTCCGGCTGTCCGGGAACACGGCCCCGCCGGGCTATTT
Coding sequences within it:
- a CDS encoding FtsX-like permease family protein translates to IAAAAGRPSGERVSEPGTEVVPLLSGNGDPNFEQDVRRLTLSLGLLGLLILLVTCTNVSALLTGLAMVRRQEIAVRLSLGAPRARIIRQLLTESVLLAVTAGAATLGIVWAVLRAVNTAYPRLPLEVGVTWLVAAFTFGVALAVGLLFGLAPALHATRAGIGSAMRDSTTGIAGTRLRLQRALVVAQIALTQPLVVGVVAVLLIVVSEFQPASRNRFAEQLVSVQLRPAMPTGGASSTRSELLDGLQGEIRRLHARLEATPGVAAAAFSSEPAGEFQSYFVHPEDRVQGGPQAPVRLSGNTAPPGYFSVAGIPLLRGRELTPADAGYERDAAEVPVVIGGDLARRLWSGADPVGRRLQPAGDSVAVAPTLVVVGVAADPDAGRRDSRKPYPVYVAPDTAAAPSGLLVRTRSDAQPLVPTIRRTVQEEAPGLVADVQTVAAIEEESRKTFRAATGGLLGSALLALFLSAIGLYAVVAFSVGQRASEIAVRMTVGARPRQIAGRFIADGVRLSTVGLAIGLPVSVIGLRFVNSIPDDSGLPQVPLGPVVVLGLLGVLAVAAAASLVPARRAASTDPAQVLRRT